In Sphingobacterium thalpophilum, a genomic segment contains:
- a CDS encoding class I SAM-dependent methyltransferase: protein MILAATNIQLLTPQHWKDYELIDCGDFEKLERFGDLILIRPEPQAVWPKALSDADWNKRYHIKFKGRSATSGEWLKKNPKVQDRWHIEYKNNDVAIKFRLGLTSFKHVGIFPEQAVNWDYISESVRSFKTEKPKVLNLFAYTGGASLIAKASGADTTHVDSIKQVVTWANENMEISNLDNIRWVVEDALKFVKRELKRGNTYNGIILDPPAYGHGPKGEKWKLEDHIMEMMTEVVQLLDPKEHFLILNTYSLGFSSVIVENLIKTAFPKVENLEIGELFLQATAGPKLPLGVFGKFRKIAK, encoded by the coding sequence TTGATTTTGGCAGCAACAAATATACAACTATTGACCCCACAGCATTGGAAGGACTATGAACTCATTGACTGTGGTGATTTTGAAAAACTGGAACGTTTTGGTGATTTAATTTTAATCAGACCAGAACCTCAGGCTGTATGGCCTAAGGCATTGAGTGATGCGGATTGGAACAAGCGTTACCATATCAAATTCAAAGGTCGTTCGGCTACTTCTGGAGAATGGTTGAAGAAAAATCCGAAGGTCCAGGACCGTTGGCACATCGAATATAAAAATAACGACGTGGCCATCAAATTTAGATTGGGCTTGACATCTTTTAAACACGTCGGGATATTTCCGGAGCAGGCTGTAAATTGGGATTATATTTCGGAATCTGTTCGTTCATTTAAGACGGAGAAACCGAAGGTTCTAAATCTTTTTGCATACACGGGTGGAGCATCTTTAATAGCAAAGGCTTCCGGCGCGGATACAACGCACGTAGATTCGATTAAACAGGTAGTTACCTGGGCTAATGAAAATATGGAGATTTCCAATTTGGATAACATTCGTTGGGTGGTTGAAGATGCTTTGAAGTTTGTAAAACGTGAGCTGAAAAGAGGTAATACGTATAATGGGATTATTTTGGACCCACCGGCATACGGACATGGGCCGAAGGGAGAGAAATGGAAATTGGAAGATCACATTATGGAAATGATGACTGAGGTCGTTCAATTATTGGATCCTAAAGAACATTTCTTGATTTTAAATACGTATTCATTAGGCTTTTCTTCTGTTATTGTTGAAAATTTAATTAAAACGGCTTTTCCAAAAGTGGAAAATTTAGAAATAGGGGAGTTGTTTTTACAAGCAACTGCGGGACCAAAACTTCCACTTGGCGTATTTGGTAAATTTCGCAAAATTGCGAAGTAA
- the purU gene encoding formyltetrahydrofolate deformylase — protein sequence MHNQTLILIQCQDAVGLVANISNTLAKYQLNIVTMREYVDEEANKFFVRVVCNGIVPEQKQLSDSLAEVLPPSAQIQINPNNRKKIVVLVTKEHHCLADILVRQHFETWGAEVQAVIGNYESLRSFTEKFDIPFHCISHENLTKETFEKQLIAQIQNYNFDYIILAKFMRILSPQFVSIFENKLVNIHHSFLPAFIGANPYKQAHARGVKIIGATAHFVTDQLDEGPIIVQDIRHVNHTYTVKDMVTAGKEIEKAVLSRAIRLLSEDRVMRNDYKTIVFE from the coding sequence ATGCACAACCAAACTTTAATTCTGATCCAATGTCAAGATGCCGTTGGATTAGTCGCCAACATTTCAAATACGCTAGCAAAATATCAACTCAATATTGTCACCATGCGTGAATATGTGGATGAAGAAGCCAACAAATTTTTCGTGCGTGTCGTGTGTAACGGTATCGTACCTGAGCAGAAACAGCTTTCCGACTCTCTTGCCGAAGTACTTCCCCCATCCGCTCAGATACAGATAAACCCCAATAACCGCAAAAAAATCGTCGTCCTCGTGACCAAGGAGCATCACTGCCTCGCCGATATCTTGGTACGACAACACTTCGAAACATGGGGAGCGGAGGTGCAGGCAGTAATTGGTAACTATGAATCACTACGCTCCTTTACGGAAAAGTTCGATATTCCATTTCATTGTATCTCACATGAAAACCTGACAAAGGAAACATTCGAAAAACAACTAATCGCACAAATCCAAAACTATAATTTCGATTATATTATTTTAGCGAAGTTCATGCGGATCTTGTCCCCTCAGTTTGTCAGTATCTTTGAAAATAAACTGGTCAACATACACCATTCATTTCTCCCCGCTTTTATTGGCGCCAACCCGTACAAGCAGGCTCATGCAAGAGGAGTTAAGATCATCGGTGCCACAGCGCATTTCGTTACCGACCAGCTCGATGAAGGTCCCATCATCGTACAGGATATACGACATGTCAACCACACCTATACTGTAAAAGATATGGTAACTGCCGGAAAAGAAATAGAAAAGGCTGTTTTGAGTCGAGCAATTCGTCTCCTTAGCGAAGATCGTGTGATGCGCAACGACTACAAGACAATTGTATTTGAATAG
- a CDS encoding DNA topoisomerase IV subunit B, whose protein sequence is MSTYNEDSIRSLDWKEHIRLRPGMYIGKLGDGSAYDDGIYVLLKEVVDNSIDEFVMGAGKIIDITVNENKVSVRDYGRGIPIGSVVDVVSKINTGGKYDSKAFQKSVGLNGVGTKAVNALSSQFTVQSYRQNITRIAQFSKGELVNDEQKDTTQRNGTAVTFYPDDSIFRNYKYRPEFVENMIWNYVFLNSGLTINFNGQKFISEHGLKDLLERNIDAESMRYPIIHLRGDDIEIAMTHGQQYGEEYYSFVNGQHTTQGGTHQAAFREALVKTIREFYKKEFDASDIRSSIIGAIAIKVQEPVFESQTKTKLGSQSVGPEGPTVRGFINDFVKKALDDYLHKNPATADALQKRILQSERERKDIAGIKKLANERAKKASLHNRKLRDCKVHFSDKNERNQETTLFITEGDSASGSITKSRDVQTQAVFSLKGKPLNSYGMSKKIVYENEEFNLLQHALNIEDGLDGLRYNNIVIATDADVDGMHIRLLLLTFFLQFFPDLVKAGHVSILQTPLFRVRNKKETIYCYSDEERQKAIAKLGAKPEITRFKGLGEISPSEFGLFIGKDIRLDPVILSKDNKIQQLLEYYMGKNTPDRQKHIVENLRVEVDLEEELTKKAG, encoded by the coding sequence ATGAGTACATATAACGAAGACAGCATTAGGTCCCTGGATTGGAAAGAGCATATTCGCCTTCGTCCGGGAATGTACATTGGAAAATTGGGGGACGGTTCGGCCTATGATGATGGTATCTATGTTTTATTGAAAGAGGTCGTTGACAACTCGATTGATGAGTTTGTTATGGGCGCTGGTAAAATTATTGATATCACGGTAAACGAAAATAAAGTTTCCGTACGCGATTATGGACGTGGTATTCCAATTGGTTCTGTGGTTGATGTTGTTTCTAAAATCAATACAGGTGGTAAATATGATAGTAAGGCTTTCCAAAAGTCAGTTGGTTTAAATGGTGTCGGTACAAAAGCCGTAAATGCTTTGTCCAGTCAGTTTACCGTACAGTCTTATCGTCAAAATATAACACGCATCGCCCAATTCTCCAAAGGGGAATTAGTCAACGATGAACAAAAAGATACCACGCAACGAAATGGGACAGCCGTAACATTTTACCCCGACGATTCTATTTTCCGGAATTATAAATATAGGCCTGAATTTGTTGAAAACATGATTTGGAACTATGTTTTTCTAAACTCAGGTCTTACGATCAACTTTAATGGGCAAAAGTTTATTTCTGAGCACGGACTAAAAGATCTATTGGAACGGAATATTGATGCTGAATCCATGCGCTATCCGATTATTCACTTACGGGGGGATGATATTGAAATCGCGATGACTCACGGCCAGCAGTACGGAGAAGAATATTATTCTTTTGTCAACGGTCAACATACCACGCAAGGTGGAACACACCAGGCTGCCTTCCGTGAAGCGCTTGTCAAAACAATCCGAGAGTTCTACAAAAAAGAATTTGACGCATCGGATATTCGTTCATCAATCATCGGCGCCATCGCGATCAAAGTGCAGGAACCTGTTTTTGAATCACAGACGAAAACAAAGCTAGGATCTCAAAGTGTAGGCCCGGAAGGTCCTACTGTAAGAGGATTTATCAATGACTTTGTCAAAAAAGCATTGGATGATTACCTACATAAAAATCCGGCTACGGCAGATGCTCTTCAAAAACGTATTCTACAATCTGAACGTGAACGTAAGGATATCGCCGGGATCAAAAAACTCGCCAACGAAAGAGCGAAGAAAGCCTCTTTGCACAATCGTAAACTACGTGACTGTAAAGTGCACTTCAGCGATAAAAATGAACGTAACCAAGAAACAACTTTGTTTATCACTGAAGGAGATTCGGCATCTGGTTCAATTACCAAATCGCGCGATGTGCAGACTCAAGCAGTTTTCAGTCTAAAAGGAAAACCGTTAAATTCCTACGGTATGTCCAAAAAGATTGTTTATGAAAACGAGGAATTTAACCTCTTACAACATGCGCTTAATATTGAAGACGGTCTCGACGGGTTACGCTACAACAATATCGTAATCGCTACCGATGCCGACGTCGATGGAATGCACATCCGTCTGTTATTATTGACATTTTTCTTGCAGTTTTTTCCAGACCTTGTCAAGGCTGGCCACGTTTCCATCTTACAGACACCACTTTTCCGTGTCCGCAACAAGAAGGAAACGATCTATTGCTATTCCGATGAAGAACGACAAAAAGCAATCGCAAAATTAGGCGCTAAACCTGAAATTACCCGATTCAAAGGTTTAGGTGAGATATCACCTTCCGAATTTGGATTATTTATCGGAAAAGATATCCGACTTGACCCGGTTATCTTGTCCAAAGACAATAAAATTCAACAGTTATTAGAATATTACATGGGCAAAAACACACCAGACCGACAAAAGCATATTGTCGAAAATCTACGTGTTGAAGTTGACCTTGAAGAAGAACTAACAAAAAAAGCGGGTTAA
- a CDS encoding SPFH domain-containing protein, translating to MGLFDKIRNEFVDIIEWVDNSTDTIVWKFPRYQNEIKMGAQLTVREGQAAVFLNEGVVADVFQPGRYELTTQNMPIMTTIRGWKYGFNSPFKADVYFVNLRQFVNQKWGTKNPIMLRDPEFGPIRLRAFGNFSFQVKDVTVFMKQLVATTPVFTVEDITEQLRNIAVSRGMDAIAESKIPALDLASNYDEVSALIQQKIGVDFDELGLSLTKFLIENISFPEEVEKALDKRSSMGVVGNLGAYAQFQAANSMEKAAENPNSGGIVGAGFGAGLGAGMVGQMGNVFQQNSFDGNNPTGMGSAAVASSTGAVGPPPLPKTVAYYLAIKGKQEGPFDSEQLRGLVKEGTMTLATLVWKEGLENWIEAEKVGELKDLFSQNPPPIPGV from the coding sequence ATGGGATTATTTGATAAAATCAGGAATGAGTTTGTCGATATTATCGAATGGGTCGATAATAGTACAGATACGATTGTGTGGAAGTTTCCACGGTATCAGAATGAAATAAAAATGGGTGCGCAGTTGACTGTGCGGGAAGGACAGGCTGCGGTATTTTTGAATGAAGGCGTGGTTGCGGATGTCTTTCAGCCTGGTCGCTATGAATTGACAACACAGAATATGCCGATCATGACAACCATCAGAGGCTGGAAATATGGGTTCAATAGCCCATTCAAAGCCGATGTCTATTTTGTCAACCTTCGACAATTTGTCAATCAGAAATGGGGAACCAAAAATCCGATTATGCTGCGGGATCCTGAATTTGGACCAATTCGACTTCGGGCTTTCGGTAATTTCTCTTTTCAGGTGAAGGACGTTACTGTTTTTATGAAACAGCTGGTTGCGACGACGCCTGTTTTTACTGTTGAAGATATCACAGAACAGCTTCGAAATATTGCGGTATCGCGTGGGATGGATGCTATTGCTGAGTCGAAGATACCAGCCTTAGACCTCGCATCCAACTATGATGAAGTTTCGGCTTTGATACAACAAAAAATTGGGGTTGATTTTGATGAGTTGGGTTTGAGCTTAACGAAATTCTTAATCGAAAATATTTCATTTCCAGAAGAGGTGGAAAAAGCGCTTGATAAGCGAAGCAGTATGGGGGTCGTTGGTAATCTAGGGGCATATGCCCAATTTCAAGCGGCTAATTCCATGGAGAAAGCTGCTGAGAATCCCAATAGTGGGGGGATCGTAGGTGCTGGATTTGGTGCTGGGCTGGGAGCAGGAATGGTTGGTCAAATGGGTAATGTATTTCAGCAAAACAGTTTTGATGGGAATAATCCTACTGGTATGGGCTCAGCTGCTGTAGCTTCGTCTACCGGGGCCGTTGGACCACCTCCATTGCCCAAAACGGTAGCCTATTACCTGGCCATTAAAGGTAAGCAGGAAGGGCCATTTGATTCGGAACAGCTGCGCGGTCTTGTAAAAGAGGGGACGATGACACTTGCCACCTTGGTTTGGAAAGAGGGACTTGAAAACTGGATTGAGGCTGAAAAGGTAGGCGAATTAAAGGATCTGTTTTCGCAGAACCCGCCACCGATACCAGGAGTTTAG
- a CDS encoding zinc finger domain-containing protein, translating into MSFEEKTSEIEQGLKCQGCGAILTYQPGTSYLACSYCGTRNEIADQLPEDGHIESTDYKVFGQAMEGVADERYSYLAEVVHCSNCGANSRLNPHVTADLCAFCASPLVIDHQQKRIVKPHGLVPFSVDYKNAFGLLTQWAGKIWFAPNDFRRIFNSRNDRLKGVYIPFWSYDADVHSEYVGSRGEYYYVTRTRRNSDGETEEYEERRTNWYPASGSIYSQFKDIVISGSTSLPEKFSDKIGPWNLGYLKPFNEQYLSGFIAETFSVDHVKAAETARTIMDREIERQVENDIGGDTQDIDSIDSDFKSIKLKYILLPVWLSAYQYKGKSYQIMVNAFNGKVYGQRPYSFWKIAFLVLAIIIVLYLLSFMG; encoded by the coding sequence ATGAGTTTTGAAGAAAAAACCTCCGAAATAGAGCAGGGGTTAAAATGCCAGGGCTGTGGTGCTATCTTGACTTATCAGCCTGGTACTTCCTATTTAGCGTGTTCCTATTGTGGAACTAGGAATGAAATAGCGGATCAGCTACCGGAAGATGGGCATATTGAATCTACAGATTATAAAGTTTTTGGACAAGCAATGGAAGGAGTCGCCGATGAGCGCTATAGCTATTTGGCTGAAGTCGTGCATTGCAGTAACTGTGGTGCAAACTCGCGTTTGAATCCTCATGTTACGGCAGATTTATGTGCTTTTTGTGCTTCACCTTTGGTAATTGACCATCAGCAAAAGCGTATTGTGAAGCCACATGGTCTTGTTCCCTTTTCCGTTGATTACAAAAATGCTTTTGGGTTATTGACACAATGGGCCGGTAAGATATGGTTCGCTCCGAATGACTTTAGGCGAATTTTTAATTCAAGAAATGATCGTTTAAAAGGAGTGTATATACCATTTTGGTCCTATGATGCAGATGTACATTCTGAATATGTGGGGTCACGTGGCGAGTATTATTATGTGACGCGTACAAGACGCAATTCGGATGGTGAGACGGAAGAATACGAAGAAAGACGAACAAATTGGTATCCAGCTTCAGGTAGTATCTATAGCCAATTTAAGGATATTGTCATTTCGGGATCAACATCTCTTCCCGAAAAGTTCTCTGATAAAATCGGACCTTGGAATTTGGGCTATCTAAAACCTTTCAATGAGCAATATTTAAGTGGCTTTATCGCTGAAACTTTTAGTGTGGATCATGTAAAAGCGGCGGAGACTGCCCGGACTATTATGGATCGGGAAATCGAACGTCAGGTTGAGAATGACATCGGTGGTGATACACAGGATATTGATTCTATTGATAGCGATTTTAAATCCATTAAATTGAAGTATATCCTTTTACCTGTTTGGTTATCAGCTTATCAGTACAAAGGAAAGAGTTATCAGATCATGGTCAATGCATTTAACGGTAAAGTTTATGGACAACGACCTTATAGCTTTTGGAAAATTGCTTTTTTGGTATTGGCGATCATTATTGTTTTATATCTCTTGAGTTTTATGGGATAA
- a CDS encoding phosphoheptose isomerase, with product MAIDKIALFEKVQEMLTSKGFRIDKSDAARPWGGFFVIDESQAQEFADEYFGGMDVQELRISGKLSPKILIVAPEKRLSWQYHHRRAEIWRVIQGNVGVMVSDTDEESVVSTLKEGETIRLRQGQRHRLIGLDGFGILAEIWQHTDANHPSDEDDIVRVQDDFGR from the coding sequence ATGGCTATAGATAAAATCGCATTGTTTGAAAAAGTACAGGAAATGCTGACATCCAAAGGTTTTCGTATTGATAAATCAGATGCTGCACGCCCTTGGGGAGGATTTTTCGTTATCGACGAATCCCAAGCACAAGAATTTGCCGATGAGTACTTCGGCGGAATGGATGTACAAGAATTAAGAATTTCAGGAAAATTAAGCCCAAAAATTTTAATTGTCGCACCAGAGAAAAGACTTTCATGGCAATATCACCACCGTCGTGCCGAAATCTGGCGTGTTATCCAGGGGAACGTAGGCGTTATGGTTTCTGACACAGATGAAGAATCGGTTGTTTCAACATTGAAAGAGGGAGAAACAATCAGATTACGCCAAGGACAACGTCACCGTTTAATCGGATTGGACGGCTTCGGTATCTTGGCAGAGATCTGGCAGCACACAGATGCTAACCACCCTTCTGACGAAGACGATATTGTTCGCGTACAAGATGATTTTGGCAGATAA
- a CDS encoding helix-turn-helix domain-containing protein, whose product MSNFQVDRENTAFMQAVAFVNQTNQNIFITGKAGTGKTTFLKYIREHSYKKMAITAPTGVAAMNAGGTTLHSLFWLPFGTFIEDYELRWDEQDSHIYNKSRLFSTIKLTKQRRAILQELELLVIDEVSMVRADTLDAINVILQSVRRDMRPFGGLQVLFIGDLYQLPPVVKDAEWNVLRDHYSSVFFFNAKILRDNPLVMLELNKIYRQQDEGFISILNAIRNNQCTSDMLTTLNGYYQQDFVPNEEDQYITLTSHNRNADEINGAKLASLSGKMLNLKAVVKDDFAQGSYPAEETLSLKIGAQVMFIRNDSGDERKYYNGKIGTVKDIDTVQGTVTVTFPDGSESVTVKRETWENIRYNYDKGQDQIKEEILGTFSQFPLRLAWAITIHKSQGLTFQKAIIDAGTSFAAGQVYVALSRLTSLDGLVLKSIIPSYAIRTDYQVVEFVQRAQGQADVNEILEQCQRNYLGQILMHGFRWDGLLAETSELLKSLEERNIDGKEQAVLFFQQLVKHLQTQEKVAHKFIVVLYDLLRDKNAIDYDVICERSTAAVNWFLPKMDVDLIEALTKHIEEYQIRKRTKKYIDELKALLLDYKRKREQLQHCLLIADTLSKREDFQTAMLDVAASVKTKEKDELAAQNADEEGPKKLDTKEISLEMFKDGMSIADIAVKRGMVAGTIYGHLINFVGTEVEATELIEQEKLDRILGVIRANPDKSSSELKMLLGADIDYPDIKIGQKVLGL is encoded by the coding sequence ATGTCAAACTTTCAAGTCGATCGGGAAAATACTGCATTTATGCAGGCTGTTGCTTTTGTTAACCAAACGAACCAAAACATATTTATAACAGGAAAGGCTGGTACAGGAAAAACGACGTTCTTGAAGTATATCCGTGAGCATAGCTACAAGAAGATGGCTATTACGGCACCCACGGGCGTGGCTGCGATGAATGCGGGCGGAACCACTTTACATTCTTTATTTTGGCTTCCATTTGGAACCTTTATTGAAGATTATGAGTTACGTTGGGACGAGCAGGATAGTCATATTTACAATAAATCACGTTTATTCAGTACGATTAAACTGACCAAGCAGCGCAGGGCTATCTTGCAGGAACTTGAGCTTTTGGTGATTGATGAGGTCTCAATGGTCCGTGCAGATACATTGGATGCGATTAATGTGATTCTGCAATCTGTTCGTCGCGATATGCGACCTTTTGGTGGGTTACAAGTATTGTTTATCGGAGATTTATATCAGTTGCCACCAGTAGTGAAAGATGCCGAATGGAATGTTTTACGGGATCATTATTCTTCTGTTTTCTTCTTTAACGCTAAAATTTTAAGGGATAATCCGTTGGTGATGTTAGAGCTTAATAAAATCTATCGTCAGCAAGATGAGGGTTTTATTTCCATTTTGAATGCCATACGAAACAATCAGTGTACAAGTGACATGCTAACGACCTTAAATGGTTATTATCAACAGGACTTTGTTCCAAATGAAGAGGATCAGTATATTACATTGACCTCCCATAATCGAAATGCTGATGAAATAAACGGAGCCAAGTTGGCATCATTATCGGGGAAAATGTTAAATCTTAAGGCTGTTGTCAAAGATGATTTTGCGCAGGGTTCCTACCCTGCTGAAGAAACGTTATCCTTAAAGATAGGGGCACAGGTGATGTTTATTCGAAACGATTCGGGAGATGAGCGTAAATATTACAATGGAAAGATTGGTACGGTAAAGGACATCGATACGGTGCAAGGCACAGTAACGGTTACATTTCCTGATGGGTCGGAATCTGTAACGGTAAAAAGGGAGACCTGGGAGAATATTCGGTATAATTACGATAAGGGGCAAGATCAGATTAAGGAGGAGATATTGGGTACATTTTCGCAATTTCCACTTCGACTGGCCTGGGCTATCACCATTCATAAAAGCCAGGGTTTAACTTTTCAAAAAGCGATTATTGACGCAGGTACCTCTTTTGCTGCGGGACAGGTGTACGTTGCATTGAGCCGTTTAACGAGTTTAGATGGGCTTGTATTAAAATCGATCATCCCGTCTTATGCCATCCGTACCGATTACCAAGTTGTCGAATTTGTGCAGCGTGCTCAGGGACAGGCTGATGTAAATGAGATTCTAGAGCAATGCCAGCGGAATTATCTTGGCCAGATTTTAATGCACGGTTTCCGTTGGGACGGTCTATTGGCCGAAACTTCTGAATTACTGAAATCACTTGAGGAGCGTAATATTGATGGAAAGGAACAAGCAGTACTATTTTTTCAACAATTGGTCAAGCACCTTCAGACCCAGGAGAAAGTTGCACATAAGTTTATTGTCGTATTGTATGATTTGTTGCGGGATAAAAACGCGATCGACTATGATGTAATTTGTGAACGTTCTACTGCTGCGGTCAATTGGTTTTTACCGAAAATGGATGTAGATCTGATTGAGGCCTTAACCAAACATATCGAAGAGTACCAGATACGAAAACGTACGAAGAAATATATTGACGAGTTAAAAGCGCTGTTGCTTGATTACAAGCGAAAACGCGAGCAGTTGCAACACTGTCTTCTTATTGCTGATACGCTTTCCAAACGGGAAGATTTTCAAACAGCGATGCTCGATGTTGCTGCCAGTGTGAAGACCAAAGAAAAAGACGAATTGGCTGCACAAAATGCAGATGAAGAGGGGCCTAAGAAGTTGGATACAAAGGAGATTTCCTTAGAAATGTTTAAGGATGGGATGAGCATTGCTGATATAGCGGTTAAGCGCGGGATGGTCGCTGGTACGATATATGGGCATTTAATTAACTTTGTTGGTACGGAAGTGGAAGCAACAGAGTTGATCGAGCAGGAGAAGTTGGATCGTATTCTTGGTGTGATACGTGCAAACCCGGATAAATCCTCTTCAGAACTTAAAATGCTTTTGGGGGCAGATATTGATTATCCGGATATTAAAATTGGACAAAAAGTTTTGGGATTGTAG
- a CDS encoding AtpZ/AtpI family protein, with the protein MENKKDPNKWLVLTTISTQMVFTIYAFYLLGDWLDGKFHAENQLWMKICTLGGIGISLYQVIRQVNRLNDR; encoded by the coding sequence ATGGAAAACAAGAAAGATCCTAACAAGTGGCTTGTGCTGACGACTATTTCAACCCAGATGGTTTTTACCATTTACGCATTTTATTTATTAGGGGATTGGCTGGACGGTAAGTTTCATGCTGAGAACCAACTATGGATGAAGATCTGTACCCTTGGAGGGATTGGAATTTCTCTATATCAAGTCATTAGACAAGTGAATCGATTAAACGATAGATGA
- the atpB gene encoding F0F1 ATP synthase subunit A encodes MSLKRTLQFLAVILFAVAPFLTKANEDAHGEKSQAEEINSHIEHHLQDDYYFSFFSDEETGKHYGFSLPVILIDNGLKVFMASAFDHGNKVAEVDGQYYALFHGKIYKTDATGNLTGHEYRKNADGSYVMTVNEDGKEEKKEFETSYVVGSHEIHDAVDFHPSVAMPLDFSITKNVVGLFLAAFLMFWAFISLAKTYKKGANNLPKGIGRVLEPLVIYVRDEMAIPNIGHRYKEFMPYLLSVFFLIWILNLVGLTPLGFNVTGNITVTLCLALFTFLIVNIKANANYWKHIFWMPGVPVPFKFVLAPIEVLGMFTKPFSLMVRLFANITAGHTVVMGLIAIVYLLQHQLTVVGSIGVSMFLTIFLMVIELLVAFLQAFIFTMLSSLFIGMAVEEHHDH; translated from the coding sequence GTGAGTCTTAAAAGAACACTTCAATTTTTAGCAGTTATTCTGTTTGCAGTTGCGCCATTTTTAACAAAGGCGAATGAGGATGCACACGGAGAAAAATCGCAGGCTGAGGAAATCAATAGCCATATTGAGCATCACTTACAAGATGATTATTATTTTAGCTTCTTTTCGGATGAAGAGACAGGTAAACATTATGGTTTTTCATTGCCCGTTATTTTGATCGATAATGGCTTGAAAGTTTTTATGGCTTCGGCATTCGATCATGGTAATAAAGTTGCTGAGGTTGATGGTCAATATTATGCATTGTTTCACGGGAAAATTTATAAGACTGATGCTACTGGTAATTTGACTGGTCATGAGTATCGTAAAAATGCTGACGGTAGCTATGTTATGACTGTAAATGAAGATGGGAAAGAGGAGAAAAAGGAATTTGAAACTTCCTATGTGGTTGGTTCTCATGAAATTCATGATGCTGTTGATTTTCATCCATCTGTAGCGATGCCTTTAGATTTCTCGATCACTAAAAATGTTGTTGGGTTGTTTTTGGCTGCATTTTTAATGTTTTGGGCATTTATTAGTTTGGCTAAAACGTATAAAAAGGGTGCTAATAATTTACCTAAAGGTATTGGACGTGTATTGGAGCCTTTGGTTATCTATGTACGTGACGAAATGGCTATTCCAAACATTGGTCATCGTTACAAGGAATTCATGCCATATTTATTGTCTGTATTCTTTTTGATCTGGATTTTAAACTTGGTTGGTTTGACACCACTAGGGTTTAACGTTACAGGAAACATTACAGTAACTTTATGTTTGGCTCTTTTTACATTCTTAATTGTGAATATCAAAGCAAACGCAAACTACTGGAAGCATATTTTTTGGATGCCAGGAGTTCCGGTTCCATTTAAATTTGTTTTAGCGCCAATTGAGGTGTTGGGAATGTTTACAAAACCATTCTCTTTGATGGTACGTTTGTTTGCAAATATTACAGCCGGTCACACAGTCGTAATGGGACTGATTGCAATTGTTTATTTATTGCAGCATCAATTGACAGTAGTAGGTAGTATCGGTGTTTCCATGTTCTTGACAATCTTCTTGATGGTTATCGAATTATTGGTAGCATTCTTACAAGCATTTATTTTTACGATGTTGTCATCCTTATTTATCGGTATGGCTGTTGAAGAACATCACGATCATTAA
- the atpE gene encoding ATP synthase F0 subunit C, with translation MYNLIGAGLIVIGAGLGLGKIGGSAMEAIARQPEAASKIQTAMIIIGALLEGLAFGALLLGK, from the coding sequence ATGTACAATTTAATTGGAGCCGGTTTAATCGTTATCGGTGCAGGTTTAGGTTTAGGTAAAATTGGTGGTTCTGCAATGGAAGCTATCGCTCGTCAACCAGAAGCAGCATCGAAAATCCAAACTGCAATGATTATCATTGGTGCCTTACTTGAAGGTTTAGCATTCGGTGCTTTATTATTAGGTAAATAG
- a CDS encoding F0F1 ATP synthase subunit B: MDKLIHSFSYGLFFWMVIVLVVIIFLLGKFAWKPIVDALDEREKGIASALEAAEKAKLEMARLTNENEQLLKEARAERDVILKEAKELKDKIVAEAKTQAQAEGAKLIAQAKIEINEQKNKALAEVKSQVSSLSLDIARKVLNKEFEDQGKQEALVADLLNDVKLN, encoded by the coding sequence ATGGATAAATTAATACATTCGTTTTCGTACGGTTTGTTTTTTTGGATGGTCATCGTCCTTGTGGTTATTATCTTTTTATTAGGTAAATTCGCATGGAAACCAATTGTTGATGCCCTAGACGAACGTGAAAAAGGTATTGCAAGTGCTTTGGAGGCTGCTGAAAAGGCTAAATTAGAGATGGCTCGTTTGACAAATGAGAACGAACAATTACTAAAAGAAGCTCGCGCAGAACGCGATGTTATCCTTAAGGAAGCAAAAGAACTTAAAGATAAGATTGTAGCTGAGGCGAAAACTCAGGCACAGGCTGAAGGTGCAAAATTGATTGCACAAGCAAAAATCGAGATCAACGAACAAAAGAACAAAGCTTTGGCGGAGGTTAAGTCTCAGGTTTCTTCTTTGTCTTTGGATATTGCTCGTAAAGTGTTAAACAAAGAATTTGAGGACCAAGGAAAGCAAGAAGCTTTAGTAGCAGATTTGCTTAATGACGTTAAATTGAACTAA